In the Solibacillus sp. FSL K6-1523 genome, one interval contains:
- a CDS encoding thiolase family protein — protein MKRDAVIVSAVRTAIAKQGGALASIPAHLYGGKVIKEAIKRINLDPESIDDVIIGNVLSGGGNIARLTALQGGLSVNIPGLTIDRQCGSGINAVALAAQAIQSGAGDIYVAGGIESMSRSPYQFERPEQAYSSVPPKHRKTLLAPEEIGNPGMGITAENLVKKYDITRKEQDEYSLRSQQRMARAMEEGRFDEQIVPISIPVRKGEPILFNKDEHPRPNVTLAALAKLAPAFQKNGTVTAGSSSGLNDAASALVIMSREKAEELGIQPLATIKGSVVAGVDPNIMGIGPVPATQKLLEKLNLSLSDIDIIELNEAFAAQVIACNRELEIDPEKLNVNGGAIAHGHPLGATGAILITKAVYELKRTAGKYALITACIGGGQGISLVIERESD, from the coding sequence ATGAAACGAGATGCAGTCATTGTATCAGCTGTTCGTACAGCTATTGCTAAACAAGGTGGGGCATTAGCAAGTATTCCGGCTCATTTGTATGGTGGGAAAGTAATTAAAGAAGCGATTAAACGCATAAATCTAGATCCTGAAAGTATTGATGATGTGATAATAGGAAATGTTTTAAGTGGCGGGGGAAATATTGCGAGATTGACAGCTTTACAGGGTGGTTTGTCCGTCAATATACCAGGATTAACGATAGATAGACAATGCGGTTCAGGTATTAATGCGGTTGCATTAGCTGCTCAAGCGATACAATCTGGGGCAGGGGATATTTACGTTGCTGGCGGTATTGAAAGTATGAGCCGTTCGCCCTATCAATTTGAGCGTCCAGAGCAAGCGTACAGTTCTGTTCCACCAAAGCATCGGAAAACCCTTCTTGCACCTGAAGAAATCGGAAATCCAGGAATGGGAATTACAGCCGAAAATCTTGTGAAAAAATACGATATTACGAGAAAAGAACAAGATGAATATTCTTTAAGAAGTCAACAAAGAATGGCAAGGGCGATGGAAGAAGGGCGTTTTGATGAGCAAATTGTGCCGATTAGCATTCCTGTTCGTAAAGGTGAACCGATTTTATTTAATAAAGACGAGCATCCACGTCCGAATGTAACATTAGCTGCTTTAGCAAAACTAGCTCCTGCTTTTCAAAAGAATGGCACTGTAACAGCTGGCAGTAGTTCTGGCTTGAATGATGCGGCATCAGCACTGGTCATTATGTCTCGAGAAAAGGCGGAAGAGTTAGGAATTCAACCGTTAGCTACAATTAAAGGGTCAGTAGTTGCAGGAGTAGACCCTAATATTATGGGGATTGGTCCTGTACCAGCAACGCAGAAATTACTAGAAAAATTGAACCTTTCTTTATCCGATATAGATATTATCGAATTGAACGAGGCGTTTGCTGCACAAGTAATTGCTTGTAATCGGGAGTTGGAAATAGATCCAGAAAAATTAAATGTCAACGGTGGAGCAATTGCCCATGGACATCCATTAGGTGCTACAGGAGCAATATTAATAACAAAAGCTGTATATGAATTAAAACGAACAGCTGGAAAGTATGCCCTTATTACAGCTTGTATCGGTGGAGGTCAAGGAATCTCCTTAGTAATCGAAAGGGAGTCGGACTAG
- a CDS encoding ABC transporter permease produces MSQIQIDTEMPKKRIKVRKNVHLQKMKGDCKRFILTQKVGSLSLLVIVLVFAVAIFASAIAPFDPISQDRTAFLAAPNVQHVMGTDDLGRDVFSRLIFGSQISLLVGVATVVISIVLGTLIGMISGYFGGVIDLVIQRIMDAIMSIPALILALFIAALLGPAIQNVIIALVIIEIPRFARIVRGEMMRIRESNYVEASRSVGASPFRIILRHGLPNMMAPIIVMASLAFGQTIIAEASLSFLGIGTPPPNPSWGLMLSDASRYMESAPWLVLFPGLALCILVLAFNLFGDALRDFLDPKMSK; encoded by the coding sequence ATGTCTCAAATACAAATAGACACTGAGATGCCAAAAAAGAGAATAAAGGTGAGAAAAAACGTCCATTTGCAAAAAATGAAAGGGGATTGTAAACGCTTTATTTTAACGCAAAAAGTTGGTTCTTTATCCCTTTTGGTTATTGTACTCGTTTTCGCCGTCGCAATATTCGCATCAGCTATTGCACCGTTTGATCCAATTAGTCAAGACCGTACTGCTTTTTTGGCGGCCCCAAACGTGCAGCATGTGATGGGCACGGATGATTTAGGGCGTGACGTGTTTAGTCGCCTCATTTTTGGTTCTCAAATATCGTTGCTTGTTGGCGTTGCTACAGTCGTCATCTCCATCGTATTAGGAACGTTAATTGGCATGATCTCAGGCTACTTTGGTGGAGTAATCGATTTGGTCATTCAAAGAATAATGGATGCTATTATGTCAATCCCAGCTTTAATTCTTGCCTTGTTTATTGCAGCTTTATTAGGTCCTGCCATTCAAAATGTCATAATCGCCCTTGTTATTATCGAAATCCCTCGTTTTGCAAGAATTGTACGGGGGGAAATGATGAGAATTCGTGAATCCAATTATGTGGAAGCATCCCGTTCGGTAGGGGCAAGCCCATTTCGGATTATTTTGAGACATGGATTGCCAAATATGATGGCGCCAATCATCGTCATGGCAAGCCTGGCTTTTGGTCAAACGATTATTGCTGAAGCATCACTTAGTTTTCTTGGAATAGGAACACCGCCACCGAATCCATCCTGGGGGTTAATGTTGAGTGATGCGAGTAGATACATGGAAAGTGCACCGTGGCTCGTGCTATTCCCTGGTTTAGCTTTATGTATTTTAGTTTTGGCATTTAACTTATTTGGAGATGCACTTCGGGATTTCCTTGACCCAAAAATGTCTAAGTAA
- a CDS encoding ABC transporter substrate-binding protein: protein MDKRLKSIIYLLVFGLVALVLSACSSNETSNETPSEKQDDKKIEVTANTEPKSGGTYTILTPADPDMLDPHRQSSIYTHMLAGLVYNKLVSYETGPGVAYTDYNVVPDLAERWEISEDGKTYTFYLREAYWHDKAPVNGRKLTAEDVVATMERIIDLPGHQRALLSEVESVVAVDDQTVVFTLKQPFAPFLNFMANHFMWILPKEAMDGEFNLATDSIGTGPFVLEKWEDNVQATYSKNPKYYEEGKPYLDKVIYKVVPDQSTRIAAFRTGQADTIGSLSPEEIAQLQKSNSNVTIFESLFATQEQLYMNMEREPFTDLRVRKAISMAVDRKSMVKAIYGGGETSGPVNPSLGDWALSLEEREELSPYNPEEAKKLLAEAGYPNGFNTTMIVTNGYGEQLVRVAQWVAEDLRNVGINVEIEIVEYAAYFSDRWPNVDYDMGIGYQTYFQEPDEWLRTQLHTNGARNWYNNSDPELDKMLDKQRTILDVEERKQYVHEIQRYVLENLVNPIPVTTYYTKTPRQPNVKDSYPHASYGYGYLKDVWLDN from the coding sequence ATGGATAAAAGGTTGAAATCAATCATTTATTTATTGGTTTTTGGACTAGTAGCACTCGTATTAAGTGCTTGCTCCTCTAATGAAACATCAAATGAAACTCCAAGTGAAAAGCAAGACGATAAGAAGATTGAAGTAACGGCCAATACAGAGCCAAAAAGTGGTGGAACTTATACAATTCTTACGCCAGCAGATCCAGATATGCTTGATCCGCACCGTCAGTCTTCCATCTACACACATATGCTTGCCGGCTTAGTTTATAACAAACTCGTTAGTTATGAAACAGGGCCGGGTGTTGCCTATACGGATTATAATGTTGTGCCTGATCTTGCAGAGCGTTGGGAAATATCTGAAGATGGCAAAACGTATACATTTTACCTTCGAGAAGCGTATTGGCATGATAAGGCACCAGTAAATGGCCGAAAACTTACTGCGGAGGATGTTGTAGCGACAATGGAAAGAATTATCGATTTACCAGGTCATCAAAGAGCACTTTTATCTGAAGTAGAGAGCGTTGTTGCAGTAGATGATCAAACCGTTGTTTTCACATTAAAACAGCCATTCGCGCCATTTTTAAATTTTATGGCCAACCATTTCATGTGGATTTTACCGAAGGAAGCGATGGATGGTGAATTTAATTTAGCGACGGATTCGATTGGAACAGGTCCATTTGTGTTAGAAAAATGGGAAGATAATGTACAGGCTACGTACTCAAAAAACCCGAAATATTATGAAGAAGGAAAGCCGTATTTAGATAAAGTCATTTATAAAGTTGTACCAGATCAAAGTACGAGGATTGCAGCTTTTAGAACGGGTCAGGCAGATACAATCGGTAGTTTATCTCCAGAAGAAATCGCGCAATTACAAAAATCAAATTCAAATGTAACGATTTTTGAATCATTATTTGCTACTCAAGAACAGTTATATATGAACATGGAAAGAGAGCCTTTTACAGATTTGCGTGTACGAAAAGCAATAAGTATGGCGGTTGATCGAAAATCAATGGTGAAGGCGATTTACGGCGGCGGGGAAACGAGTGGACCTGTCAATCCGTCACTAGGTGATTGGGCATTATCTTTAGAAGAAAGAGAAGAATTATCTCCTTATAACCCAGAGGAAGCTAAAAAGCTGTTAGCAGAGGCAGGCTATCCAAACGGCTTTAATACGACAATGATTGTGACGAATGGATACGGTGAACAACTTGTGCGTGTTGCGCAATGGGTTGCGGAAGATTTAAGAAATGTCGGCATCAATGTTGAAATTGAAATTGTAGAATACGCGGCTTACTTCTCAGATAGATGGCCAAATGTGGATTATGACATGGGGATCGGCTATCAAACATATTTCCAAGAGCCGGATGAGTGGCTTCGTACGCAACTACACACAAATGGTGCACGAAATTGGTATAACAATAGTGACCCAGAACTAGATAAAATGCTTGATAAACAAAGAACGATTTTAGACGTGGAAGAAAGAAAGCAGTATGTTCATGAAATTCAACGCTATGTTTTAGAAAACTTAGTGAATCCGATTCCGGTAACAACTTATTATACGAAAACGCCTAGACAACCGAATGTAAAAGATTCCTATCCACATGCATCATATGGGTATGGCTATTTAAAAGATGTTTGGTTAGATAATTAA
- a CDS encoding ABC transporter permease, giving the protein MIEYIGRRLIFGIIVLLIMTTFIFVIMRAVPGDVVTLQLANSGATPEQMDALKAEMGLDKSVFGQLMDWGKNALQGDLGSSLWSGQEVSQIILARLPVTIQLAILSIVLAIMIGIPIGVISAVKQNTFIDHFLKVISIGGLSIPSFWLGLILLTFLSLAFNWIPPLGYQSFTDNPFVNLQQIFLPAICLAVTLSASIVRMTRSAVLEVLHSEFIRTVRAKGAKEAVVIFKHALRNSLVSVITLIGLQIGYLLGGTVVLESIFALPGLGSLIFESVLVRDYPIVQSTVLVFGAMFLLVNLAVDVMYGWADPRIRAR; this is encoded by the coding sequence ATGATTGAATATATTGGTAGGCGTTTAATTTTTGGAATAATTGTATTGTTAATTATGACTACCTTCATTTTTGTCATTATGAGAGCAGTTCCTGGAGATGTTGTGACCCTTCAGTTAGCAAATTCCGGTGCAACACCTGAACAAATGGATGCATTGAAAGCTGAAATGGGTCTAGATAAAAGTGTTTTCGGTCAACTAATGGATTGGGGTAAAAATGCGCTGCAAGGCGATTTAGGGAGCTCTCTTTGGTCAGGTCAAGAAGTATCGCAAATTATATTAGCAAGACTGCCAGTTACGATTCAATTAGCCATTTTATCAATTGTTTTGGCTATCATGATCGGTATTCCAATTGGCGTGATTTCTGCTGTGAAACAAAATACTTTTATTGACCATTTTTTAAAAGTAATTTCAATTGGTGGATTATCGATTCCAAGCTTCTGGTTAGGACTAATTTTATTAACGTTTTTATCGCTAGCTTTCAATTGGATTCCACCACTAGGTTATCAATCATTTACTGACAATCCTTTTGTTAATTTGCAGCAAATATTTTTACCGGCCATTTGCTTAGCCGTTACTTTAAGTGCAAGTATTGTTCGAATGACAAGGTCGGCTGTACTTGAAGTACTGCATTCGGAGTTTATTAGAACGGTGCGGGCAAAAGGAGCGAAAGAAGCAGTTGTCATATTCAAGCATGCGCTTAGAAATTCATTAGTTTCGGTTATTACATTAATCGGTTTACAAATCGGCTATTTGCTTGGTGGGACGGTAGTGCTTGAATCGATTTTTGCTCTCCCAGGGTTAGGCAGTTTAATTTTTGAATCTGTATTAGTGAGAGACTATCCAATTGTCCAGTCCACTGTCTTGGTCTTTGGTGCGATGTTTTTATTAGTTAATTTAGCTGTGGATGTAATGTACGGGTGGGCAGACCCTAGAATAAGGGCTAGATAA
- a CDS encoding MaoC/PaaZ C-terminal domain-containing protein, which translates to MTILAAISKAESLETTLHPVSRMDLIKYAGSSGDFNPIHTIDEEAKKAGLPGIIAHGMWTMGNLSKLFTPYYEEGFIKDYNIRFSGMVFLNDVLTLKADLVDTVDQSLIFDVKAINQNQKDVVKGKVIFELY; encoded by the coding sequence ATGACAATTTTAGCAGCGATAAGTAAAGCGGAATCTCTTGAAACGACACTTCATCCTGTATCGAGAATGGATTTAATTAAATATGCAGGTTCTTCGGGTGACTTTAACCCGATTCATACGATTGATGAAGAAGCAAAGAAAGCGGGTTTACCAGGAATCATTGCGCATGGTATGTGGACGATGGGCAATCTTTCTAAGCTATTCACTCCTTATTATGAAGAAGGTTTTATAAAAGACTATAACATACGATTTTCAGGAATGGTGTTTTTAAATGATGTGCTTACGTTAAAGGCTGATTTAGTTGATACAGTTGATCAATCGCTAATTTTTGATGTCAAAGCGATTAATCAAAATCAAAAAGATGTAGTTAAAGGAAAAGTAATATTTGAACTTTACTAA
- a CDS encoding ABC transporter ATP-binding protein has translation MVQKANTLLRVEEMKTVFKTREGNLEAVDGISFSIAKGETVAIVGESGSGKSVSALSILRLLDSNGEVTSGKILFNDLNLKDLSNDEIRKIRGNEIAMIFQDPMTCLDPVYTIGDQIIETIKIHENLSKKELRERAVELLKLVGLPDPESRINVYPHQLSGGQRQRVMIAIALACRPNLIIADEPTTALDVTVQAQILQLLKDLQSQFGTAIILVTHDLGVVAEMADKVVVVYAGQVVEQSHVKDLFNKPQHPYTEALMKSIPKIDTEKDRKLLTIKGNVPSLKEIPAGCRFHPRCSFATDKCRSEEPPLFELANERVSKCWIADPDLQGNWEAPLSIDENGSEYDINPHLVSKNNLLEVTDLKKYFPITKGILSRTIGHVKAVDGVTLNIHKGEVLGLVGESGCGKSTVGRLITGLIDSTNGEVSFDGKKLSKVNRKEKKIIRKRVQFVFQDPYSSLDPRMTILDIIGEPLEVHNIAKGSSKRGRVGELLETVGLSKKDMHKFPHQFSGGQRQRIGIARALATEPDLLICDEAVSALDVSVQAQILNLLKDLQLKLGLSYLFISHDLNVVKYISDRIAVMYLGEIVEVTDAETLFTNPLHPYAKALISAVPIPNPNIEPDRIILSGEVPSPSNPPSGCKFHTRCPLAMDHCKKEKPELIDIAEGHAVSCHLYKEEARL, from the coding sequence ATGGTCCAAAAAGCTAATACATTGTTACGAGTAGAAGAAATGAAAACTGTTTTTAAAACGAGAGAAGGTAATCTAGAGGCTGTTGATGGCATTTCCTTTAGTATTGCGAAAGGAGAAACAGTAGCAATCGTAGGAGAATCAGGATCTGGTAAAAGCGTTTCAGCACTTTCGATATTGCGATTGTTAGACAGCAATGGTGAAGTCACTTCCGGTAAAATCTTGTTTAATGATTTAAATTTAAAGGATTTAAGTAATGATGAAATTCGAAAAATTCGTGGAAACGAAATTGCTATGATTTTCCAAGATCCGATGACATGCCTAGACCCTGTATATACGATTGGTGACCAAATTATCGAGACGATTAAAATTCATGAAAATCTTAGTAAAAAAGAATTGCGGGAACGCGCAGTTGAATTACTAAAGCTTGTAGGACTGCCAGACCCTGAAAGTCGTATAAATGTCTATCCCCACCAATTATCAGGTGGTCAAAGGCAACGGGTAATGATTGCCATCGCACTTGCATGTAGACCGAATTTAATTATTGCCGATGAGCCTACAACTGCGCTTGATGTGACAGTACAGGCACAGATTTTGCAATTATTAAAAGACTTGCAATCCCAGTTTGGAACAGCAATTATCCTTGTTACACATGATTTAGGCGTTGTAGCGGAAATGGCGGACAAAGTTGTAGTTGTTTATGCTGGGCAAGTTGTGGAACAGTCTCATGTAAAAGACTTGTTTAATAAACCACAACATCCATATACAGAAGCTTTAATGAAAAGTATTCCAAAAATCGATACAGAGAAAGATCGTAAATTACTTACGATAAAAGGAAATGTTCCAAGCTTGAAAGAAATCCCCGCTGGATGCCGTTTTCATCCAAGGTGTTCCTTTGCTACGGATAAGTGTAGAAGTGAAGAACCACCACTTTTTGAATTAGCGAATGAGCGAGTAAGTAAGTGTTGGATTGCAGACCCTGATCTACAAGGAAATTGGGAGGCACCACTGTCAATTGATGAAAATGGATCTGAATATGATATCAATCCACATTTAGTAAGTAAAAATAACTTATTAGAAGTAACCGACTTAAAAAAATACTTCCCGATTACAAAAGGGATTTTGTCGAGAACAATCGGGCACGTTAAGGCAGTAGATGGCGTAACGCTCAACATTCATAAAGGGGAAGTTCTTGGTCTTGTTGGTGAATCGGGCTGCGGTAAATCAACTGTTGGAAGATTAATAACGGGTCTTATTGATTCAACCAATGGGGAAGTAAGTTTTGATGGGAAAAAATTATCGAAAGTAAATCGAAAAGAGAAAAAGATTATAAGGAAACGTGTTCAATTTGTTTTTCAAGATCCTTATAGTTCCTTAGATCCGAGGATGACCATTTTAGATATTATTGGTGAACCTTTAGAAGTGCACAATATAGCAAAAGGAAGTTCCAAGCGCGGGCGTGTAGGGGAATTACTTGAAACTGTTGGACTATCTAAAAAGGATATGCATAAATTTCCTCATCAATTTTCAGGAGGACAAAGGCAACGAATTGGTATCGCGAGAGCTTTGGCAACTGAACCAGATCTGCTCATTTGCGATGAGGCTGTGTCCGCATTAGATGTTTCAGTTCAAGCACAAATTCTTAATCTATTAAAAGACCTCCAATTGAAACTCGGATTATCGTATTTATTTATTTCGCATGATTTAAATGTAGTCAAATATATTTCAGATCGAATTGCTGTCATGTATTTAGGGGAAATCGTAGAAGTAACCGATGCCGAAACTTTATTTACAAACCCACTCCATCCATATGCAAAGGCACTTATATCAGCTGTGCCGATTCCTAATCCTAATATTGAACCAGATCGAATTATCCTAAGTGGTGAAGTACCAAGTCCTTCAAATCCTCCAAGTGGTTGTAAATTTCATACGAGATGTCCTTTAGCAATGGATCATTGTAAAAAGGAAAAGCCAGAACTGATAGATATAGCTGAAGGTCATGCGGTTTCCTGTCATCTCTATAAGGAGGAGGCAAGGTTATGA
- the fabG gene encoding 3-oxoacyl-ACP reductase FabG: protein MTKRFENRVALITGGSRGIGKSIAETFAESGAKIAIIDINEEALQNVQAEFKEKGFDILAIKANVVNSEDVAAAMEQVVNEFGSLDILVNNAGIIRDNLLFKMTDNDWDQVIDVHLKGAFNTTRIAQKYMVQQKYGRIINISSTSALGNAGQANYATVKAGLQGLTKTLAKEVAKFGITSNAVAPGFIETDMTKATAERIGIPFEDFLKAGASKIPVGRTGKPSDIANAVAFFADEKSSFVNGQILYVAGGPTN, encoded by the coding sequence ATGACAAAAAGATTTGAAAATAGAGTGGCTCTCATTACTGGTGGTAGCCGTGGCATTGGAAAAAGTATCGCGGAAACTTTTGCTGAGAGTGGGGCAAAAATAGCGATCATTGACATTAATGAAGAAGCGTTACAAAACGTACAGGCTGAATTTAAAGAAAAAGGTTTCGATATTTTAGCCATCAAAGCAAATGTAGTCAATTCTGAAGATGTCGCAGCAGCGATGGAACAGGTGGTGAATGAGTTCGGATCACTTGATATTTTAGTGAATAATGCCGGCATCATCCGCGACAACTTACTATTTAAAATGACCGATAATGACTGGGATCAAGTCATTGATGTTCATTTGAAAGGCGCCTTTAATACAACGCGCATCGCACAAAAATATATGGTCCAACAAAAATATGGACGAATTATTAATATTTCATCGACTTCAGCATTAGGGAATGCGGGCCAAGCAAATTATGCAACCGTTAAAGCAGGCTTGCAAGGTTTGACGAAAACATTGGCAAAAGAGGTTGCGAAATTTGGTATTACATCTAATGCGGTTGCGCCTGGTTTTATTGAGACTGATATGACAAAAGCAACTGCAGAGCGTATTGGTATTCCGTTTGAAGATTTCCTCAAAGCAGGGGCTAGCAAAATTCCGGTTGGCAGAACGGGCAAGCCAAGTGATATTGCAAATGCAGTTGCGTTCTTTGCGGACGAAAAATCTTCATTCGTAAACGGTCAAATACTTTATGTAGCAGGCGGACCGACAAATTAA
- a CDS encoding MaoC family dehydratase N-terminal domain-containing protein: MYTAYIGRTSNKVRNVVERELVRRFAESIGDSHPIYIDEEVGKQSKYGTNIAPPTFPRVLRSGNVEGLQLPAKGLIHGEQIYHFERPLLVGEEVYCYVKIEDYYERAGSTGEMGFLKMKRYGEDQDGKVIFTEESIIIITETVRRSLNV, from the coding sequence TTGTATACAGCATATATTGGTCGAACTTCAAACAAAGTAAGAAATGTAGTGGAAAGAGAGCTTGTAAGGAGATTTGCTGAATCAATTGGGGATAGTCATCCAATCTATATCGATGAAGAAGTTGGGAAACAATCAAAATATGGCACGAATATAGCGCCCCCTACATTTCCGCGAGTGCTAAGATCTGGCAATGTCGAAGGACTTCAATTACCAGCAAAAGGGTTAATACATGGTGAACAAATTTATCATTTTGAACGACCTCTTTTAGTAGGAGAAGAAGTTTATTGCTACGTGAAAATAGAAGACTACTATGAAAGAGCAGGTAGCACAGGGGAAATGGGCTTCTTGAAAATGAAAAGATACGGTGAAGATCAGGACGGAAAAGTAATTTTTACGGAAGAATCAATCATCATCATTACGGAAACAGTGAGGAGGTCTTTAAACGTATGA
- a CDS encoding TetR/AcrR family transcriptional regulator — translation MRGRILKESIDLFDKKGFSKTSIQDIVDTIGVTKGTFYYYFKSKQELLMDIHLSFIKELLSEQEVTLKDESLSNTVKINNLIYLIIKDIKIQGKSARVFNREFRHLDDMQVKLINSYRKEFRINLQRLIDDGIEKGDFRNDLRSDIVIFGILGMVNRSFNWYNPDGEVSEEELVSTYMDIILNGIKS, via the coding sequence ATGCGAGGAAGAATTTTAAAAGAGAGTATAGACCTTTTTGATAAAAAGGGATTCAGTAAAACTTCCATTCAAGATATTGTTGATACAATTGGGGTGACAAAGGGTACTTTTTATTATTACTTTAAAAGTAAACAAGAACTATTAATGGATATTCACTTAAGTTTTATTAAAGAGTTGCTATCTGAACAAGAAGTAACCTTAAAAGATGAATCTCTTAGTAATACAGTGAAAATAAATAATTTAATCTATTTAATTATAAAAGATATTAAGATACAAGGTAAGAGTGCAAGAGTGTTTAATCGGGAATTTCGGCATCTGGATGATATGCAAGTTAAGTTAATCAATTCTTATCGAAAAGAATTTCGAATTAATCTTCAAAGACTCATTGATGATGGGATTGAAAAGGGAGATTTCAGGAACGACCTTAGAAGTGATATTGTTATCTTTGGAATACTAGGAATGGTTAACCGTTCTTTTAATTGGTATAATCCCGACGGAGAAGTGTCAGAAGAGGAACTAGTGAGTACCTATATGGATATAATATTAAATGGCATAAAAAGTTGA
- a CDS encoding MBL fold metallo-hydrolase has protein sequence MHRVEKLELTTNFPIGPVNSYVVFGEKLTLIDAGLKNKQGWDDLNNGLHRLGIQLTDLEQIIITHHHNDHTGLVDWILEKNPAIKILAHKDTEMILQDDSYLQWSAEFFYNLFLEFGLTKDAATKWAFRKRSRDYFQMAKVDEVLGEGDIVPGLPTFQVIETLGHSQDHISLYCADEQLFFCGDHIIKGLHGGMFFDAPKPGSERAKPLLQYLNDLEKCRKLPAKLTFSGHGPIIDDLNGAIDWHRSNIEKRVTRVIQTLKNANGLATGFEIIQDMYRERYEKGIITFLFEVLSVLDLLEERKMITVEKQNGVLKYRLVNS, from the coding sequence TTGCATAGAGTAGAAAAATTAGAATTGACAACGAACTTCCCTATAGGTCCAGTAAACTCATATGTTGTGTTTGGAGAGAAATTAACGCTTATTGACGCTGGTCTAAAAAATAAGCAAGGTTGGGATGATTTAAATAATGGTCTCCATCGTTTAGGTATTCAACTAACGGATCTCGAACAAATTATTATCACACATCACCATAATGATCATACAGGTTTAGTTGACTGGATTTTGGAGAAAAATCCAGCAATTAAAATACTCGCGCATAAAGATACCGAAATGATTTTACAGGACGATAGCTATTTACAATGGAGCGCTGAATTTTTTTATAACTTATTCCTAGAATTTGGTTTAACAAAAGATGCGGCTACTAAGTGGGCGTTTCGGAAACGCAGCCGTGATTACTTCCAAATGGCAAAGGTCGATGAGGTGCTAGGAGAAGGGGATATAGTGCCAGGTTTACCAACATTTCAAGTAATTGAAACACTAGGTCATTCACAGGATCATATTTCGCTTTATTGCGCGGATGAGCAATTGTTCTTTTGTGGAGACCATATTATTAAAGGCCTCCATGGGGGAATGTTTTTCGATGCACCGAAACCTGGAAGTGAACGTGCAAAACCTTTACTCCAGTATTTAAATGATTTAGAAAAGTGTAGAAAACTTCCCGCAAAATTAACCTTTTCAGGACATGGGCCAATTATTGACGATTTAAATGGTGCGATCGATTGGCATAGAAGCAATATCGAAAAGCGTGTAACTCGTGTGATCCAAACGCTAAAAAATGCGAATGGCCTTGCAACGGGGTTTGAAATTATTCAAGACATGTATCGGGAGAGGTATGAGAAAGGAATCATTACATTTTTGTTTGAAGTATTAAGCGTGCTTGATTTATTGGAAGAACGAAAAATGATTACTGTTGAAAAACAAAATGGTGTGTTGAAGTACCGATTAGTAAATAGTTAG